Genomic window (Daucus carota subsp. sativus chromosome 5, DH1 v3.0, whole genome shotgun sequence):
tATAAaattcggatcggattatttcCGGATCGAATCATATTAAATCCATATCATATATctatcggatcggatttttttcgggatcgaattttattttagatgATCCATATCCGCTCCGCTAGCTCCTGGATCGGACCAGATATCCGATCCATTGACAGCCTATGTCTGGGGAAGGACACTTCTAGCTTTTTTCGATAGGAAACCAGCTTCTACTTTCATTCACCCGTTTgcataaaaagtcaaaagcacttataaaaaactgagaatgctagcttttgtacttataaaaagctgggaatgctaacttttgttttgtTCATGGCTTCTATTTCTTTcgcaaacagtttaatcacttataagttttaattatttctcaCCTGTAATCTATTTCTAAGTTTATCCAAATGATCCTTACAATAGTCTCATATTTCTCACCtgtaatccacttctttactctAAACAAGAAGCACTTTTTTAAGTTTACTCAAGTCTCAAACACGTGCTTCTATAATCTCAAATTTCTTTTGttaattaatacatataatttgtggattatatatattcaataacaATTTGTAAGCTAATTATTCTTTGAATATTAGTCGAATATTGACATAACTACCCTATAGGACTGACCACTTCTACAtgtgataattatatccattcTACCTCTGAttgtaaagaaaaagaaaaaaacacatTTTTACACACTTTTGTCTTCAAGAATGAGTTGATCATTATCCAAAAGCCTAGTCAAATTTGGTTAcaaattatctttaaaaaatgcAGCAAAAACATTGGATGAGTTGCAATAAATTCAAATCTAagtacattaaaattttataaaaggaCTTTGAGCTATCACATGGAGGGGGAACAGGAAAGGGGAATGAACATGGGAACTCGACGTTAAATGGTTGGTGGGAATAAAAATGAGCGTGAAATGATTTGCAAAAATGATAATTCAAACACCGTCCCAGGAGATGAGGTTCTTATTCCGGTTAACTAGGCTCACCTTCCATAAACCAGACATTCCAATAGTAAGAAATCTAcgtgtatatatgaattttgaagTCTAGAAACATAATCCCATACAGGTATTTAGTCTGGGCTAGAAATCTACgcgtatatatgaattttgaagTCTAGAAACATAATCCCATACAGGTATTTAGTCTGGGCTAACATATTCAGCAGTCAGCACTACTATAATCAGGTACATTGCCATAGTCAGCATGCCCACCTCCGAGCAGAACGATAGCTTGACATGGACAAACACGACCAAATTCATTTAGTTCCATTCGAGCAAAAAGATAACTTGACATAGACAAACATTACCATATTCAGGTAGTTTCTATAAGAGATCTCTAGCTCTTTAAAGAAACTGGACATCTCATCAAGACTGAGCATGAGATTTGTCAACACCTTCTTTCCAGCCTCTCTGGCGAGCTCGTAGCTCCCACAATGAAGTCAGTCGTTTTTGTGCCAACAAAGTCACTTCAGCCTTTTCTCGGGCTTCTTCGCATGTCTCCATTCCGGAATTGCACTTGTCTGCCTCCTTTTGATATTGGGATGTGATCTTCTTAGCCTCAAGCAAAGCCATATCAGCACGCTGCTGATTTTCGGTGAATTCCGCTTCTCGTAATTTTAACTCCTCTGATAGAAGTTCTGTAAGATTATTTTCAGTGTCTTCGCCAACTTCTGGATCATGCTTTGCACAATCTGCGCACAAGCACAAACAACATTAAGAAGCATACTGAATAATCAACCGAATCTAGGCTAAGATGAAAATGAAGACTTGTAAGTAACCACCAGCAGAACCCGTAAACAGCTTTTATATGCTCATTAAAGTAAAAACTAACCTGCAAAAGAATTGTTGCTCAGCTCTGCAAGaaaaacaaacaataaataaaagtaaGCATTGCATTAAATTACTGAAGAATAATATAGGTAAAGAAACTGATCAGGATGCAAAAGATAAATCAAACTGACAGAGAAGCTAACGGTAAATTTGATCATAACTGACGAATATAAATCTTGTATCATAggtattataaacaaaaaaaaacattaagcTATATCAGCCCAACAGATACATCCATACATAACCTCATGTCACATATTTAAAGCACATATAACAAGAGGGATGCACGTCTGATAACAAGAATCATGTTCTGATAATTACTCATGACTAGACAGTCAAACTGCATGCAGGTGGGACCTGAGGTGGAGAGTGATGCTGGGACTAAAGGGTCACAGCTGCCATTCCATTTCTAGTTAAGTAGACTATATCGTACTAATAATAGAATTGAAGTTGAGCAGCTGGGTTGTTTGGCCCATGTTTTACCTTCACCAGGTTGTGAGGTTGCCATTTGGacaagcaaaataaaaaatattgtgctttctaGTCTGACACTCCGGATTCATCATTGGTTAGACGATATTTCATCCAATGTAAAGTGACCAGAGCACTGGAAAATATAAGTCACTGCATTCTTGATAAATGACCAACTCTCCCAAAACCATACAGTGTTGAAGGAAGCCACTAAATGGATCTTATCATCTTATACATAAACACTCTCCCTCAATTGAAAGCCCGTTAAGGTTAGGAGTGGATCACCATAATAAACCCATTGATGGGCACACATAAGATGTCCaaattatattgaattttaaagGCCTCTCATAAACCAAAGATACCATGTTTGTTGGGGTCATCTAACAAAAACTGAAGCTGTTTGAATAAGCTACTTAATGACCCTTATACATTATGAATATAACATAGCTCAACCTTCCAAACCCGGCAAACCTTCTACTCAGGCAAACAGATAAGGAGAACTATATGAGTGGTAGGAAGCTCACTAGGCACAATTTTAGAGGAAAACAAAAATTATCGCATGACAGTTATGGTGAGTACTTATAATAGATTACCATGTTATTTCGCAAACAATCTTTTTTTCACATGTCTactgaaattataaaaaagcaATGACGTATATAGCAAAGGAGAACTTTTAACTCGTAACTTAATTACTTCTGGAAACTTTTACCATAATGCTAATACATCAGACAAACTTATAATCGTGACAAAGCCTTGCTGTAAAGCCATAATTTTACTAGAAGTCAGCAAGCTAACTCGTTTGAGTTGTAGCTTATGGGTATAAAATGGTAATGTTTTCACCGATCGCCAGAAGGGGGACCACCATCCGGTATAATACTTACCCCGGAGCTGAATGCATCTGTTGTTCGAATGCTTGTGCAGAAACCAAAAATTACTGGAACTCTACAATGAACAAATGAAGGCTTCTAAGTTTTAACACCATGTCTAATATATTTAAGGCCTTCGTCATCATGCCGATCATTCTGACTTATTAAGAGTATTCCTAACAAATTTAACGTTCCACTTCCAATTTGTCATTGTAAGGGGAAAACAACTGAAGGATGAAAAATATGCTTCTTTCCTAAATGGAAGGCGAAAGACCCAACGTTTTTTTCTAATTGGTTCAAGGGCAATGTGGAATTATAGTTAACACTTAACAGTCAGCTTTGTCTTGCCAATTCATCTATGCTTACCACAAGTACTTGTAACAATTCATTTTGTGAACACTGTCAATACCATGATGTTTTGTTAATCGTTTAAATGCTAGTCATCTAAACTTTCTATGCAACTTCAatatcttttttcaatttttcaataATTACTTACAGACACAGAATGGCTTTATCTGACATCCCCAACTCTTAGGAAAGTGCAAGAGACggcttaataaaaaaaaaaaaagaactgtTCAATTCAGTGCGTTATACTAGATAAGATTTATAGAAACTTAACTGTTGGTGATTAATGATTATTAAACAGGACCTGTAGGCTAATTCATGCTtgatttcaat
Coding sequences:
- the LOC108219727 gene encoding uncharacterized protein LOC108219727; the protein is MALEDQETRFSSAGVLKTVVVILALCLAGYIVGPPLYWHSLEALAASSSLSCPSCPLCDCSASLPLITIPQELSNNSFADCAKHDPEVGEDTENNLTELLSEELKLREAEFTENQQRADMALLEAKKITSQYQKEADKCNSGMETCEEAREKAEVTLLAQKRLTSLWELRARQRGWKEGVDKSHAQS